The Fictibacillus arsenicus genome contains a region encoding:
- the nusB gene encoding transcription antitermination factor NusB, with the protein MKRRLAREKAFQSLFQIEVSNISIEEAMEHVLEGEPSDDFLNEIVSGTVENKAEIEKFLTPYLEKWSFSRLANVERVVLQMAAYEWLYMDEVPKNVTLNEAIETAKIFGGEEAGRFVNGVLGKIISDIRKK; encoded by the coding sequence ATGAAACGTAGACTTGCTAGAGAAAAAGCCTTTCAATCGCTTTTTCAAATTGAAGTGAGTAACATTAGTATTGAAGAAGCTATGGAGCACGTATTAGAAGGAGAACCATCTGATGATTTTCTTAATGAAATCGTGAGTGGAACCGTTGAAAATAAAGCAGAGATAGAGAAATTTCTAACTCCTTATTTAGAAAAATGGAGCTTTTCAAGACTTGCTAATGTAGAACGTGTTGTTTTGCAAATGGCAGCTTATGAATGGCTTTACATGGATGAAGTTCCGAAGAACGTAACGCTGAATGAGGCGATAGAAACTGCTAAAATATTTGGCGGTGAGGAAGCAGGACGCTTCGTAAATGGTGTATTAGGTAAGATAATCTCAGATATCCGGAAAAAATAA
- a CDS encoding Asp23/Gls24 family envelope stress response protein, with product MNELSFEMESYSSELGKVEISPEVIEVIASIAASDVEGVASMRGSFASGVVERLGKKTHGKGVKVELSESGISIDIYVSMKYGVAIPDVAQKIQDYVRQALLDMTALEATDINVFVVGVQFDSKEKQYEAPEVD from the coding sequence ATGAATGAACTGTCATTTGAGATGGAGAGCTATTCATCAGAGTTAGGTAAAGTTGAAATCTCACCTGAAGTAATTGAAGTTATTGCAAGTATTGCAGCTTCAGATGTTGAAGGTGTAGCGTCAATGAGAGGGAGCTTTGCAAGTGGAGTTGTAGAGCGACTTGGAAAGAAAACGCATGGTAAAGGCGTAAAAGTTGAGCTGTCAGAGTCAGGTATTTCAATCGATATTTATGTATCTATGAAATATGGCGTTGCGATTCCAGATGTTGCTCAAAAAATCCAAGATTATGTCAGACAGGCATTGTTAGATATGACTGCTCTAGAAGCAACTGACATTAATGTTTTTGTGGTAGGCGTTCAATTCGACTCCAAAGAAAAACAATATGAAGCACCTGAAGTAGATTGA
- the spoIIIAF gene encoding stage III sporulation protein AF encodes MGFLTEWITNILVLVLLAGVIELLLPGNQFQSYIKMVIGLLILLAMLSPLFKLLNSDMDQVFQAMDLPAAAKENEIKNSIEKNKSEIQGAQRAYILEQMAVPMKKQVQEDLNKTYELEIVDLQIHTNSGTESLKPEDITGVKVVLAKHHEPAGISEVSEVDVSISEKRDQAEKDGVPEEIVEFLASQWQLDAQQLEVEMEGGEESSQ; translated from the coding sequence GTGGGATTCTTAACTGAATGGATCACGAACATCCTTGTGCTTGTTCTGCTCGCAGGGGTAATCGAGCTATTATTGCCAGGCAACCAATTTCAGAGTTATATCAAGATGGTAATCGGCCTTCTTATTTTGCTTGCTATGCTGTCTCCACTATTTAAATTATTAAATTCTGATATGGATCAAGTGTTTCAAGCTATGGATCTGCCAGCAGCTGCAAAGGAAAATGAAATAAAAAATTCGATAGAAAAAAATAAAAGTGAAATACAAGGCGCACAACGTGCATATATATTAGAGCAAATGGCTGTCCCAATGAAAAAACAAGTTCAGGAGGATTTGAATAAGACGTATGAATTAGAAATTGTCGATCTTCAAATCCATACGAATAGCGGTACGGAGTCTTTAAAGCCTGAAGATATAACAGGTGTGAAAGTTGTACTAGCTAAACATCATGAACCAGCTGGTATCTCAGAAGTATCAGAAGTGGATGTGAGTATTTCTGAAAAGAGAGACCAAGCTGAAAAAGATGGAGTTCCTGAAGAGATAGTAGAATTCTTGGCCAGCCAATGGCAGCTAGATGCACAGCAGCTTGAGGTGGAAATGGAAGGGGGAGAGGAGTCATCCCAATGA
- the spoIIIAG gene encoding stage III sporulation protein AG → MKHSFWEQIKKWLQLSDKAGNKQKYLLVLLLLGIALMFISKMIDSPAKNVSMQTLSNNTQSNESEAVFKDTKEVTNKNIRSYEDRYSNQLKDLLEQIQGVESVSVYVELETTERKEVATDENIQRQTTSETDKSGGKRTIEDQKTEEKIVIVQNDGKEEPIVITTEKPKIRGIAVVAQGAENLQTKAMIIDVITKVFDIGSHNVSVVPKKYEGD, encoded by the coding sequence ATGAAACATTCATTTTGGGAACAGATAAAAAAATGGCTGCAGCTAAGTGATAAAGCAGGGAATAAACAAAAATACTTACTTGTACTGCTTCTATTGGGAATTGCTCTTATGTTTATAAGTAAAATGATTGACTCCCCTGCTAAAAATGTTTCCATGCAAACACTTTCTAACAACACACAATCGAATGAATCAGAAGCCGTATTCAAGGATACAAAAGAAGTCACAAACAAGAACATTCGATCTTATGAAGACAGATATTCGAATCAGCTGAAAGATCTGTTAGAACAGATCCAAGGAGTGGAGAGTGTCTCAGTTTATGTAGAGCTTGAAACAACTGAGAGAAAAGAAGTTGCAACTGACGAGAACATTCAAAGGCAAACAACATCCGAAACAGATAAAAGTGGAGGAAAACGAACGATTGAAGATCAAAAGACAGAAGAAAAGATTGTAATCGTTCAAAACGATGGAAAAGAAGAACCTATTGTAATAACAACCGAAAAGCCAAAAATAAGGGGTATAGCGGTTGTAGCTCAAGGAGCGGAAAATCTGCAAACAAAAGCAATGATCATCGATGTGATAACAAAAGTATTTGATATCGGCAGCCACAATGTATCTGTGGTCCCAAAAAAATACGAGGGGGATTAA
- the accB gene encoding acetyl-CoA carboxylase biotin carboxyl carrier protein: protein MLKIQEIRELIKLIDKSSINEFKYENDGSKIVLKKNAGTAVSYQTEEVPVQPVVNQAPPAIESAPAAEPVKASPEVQQESKAAEEDSSLHKVVSPMVGTFYAASSPDDGPFVKPGDQVSKDSIVCIIEAMKLFNEIESEVNGEIVKVLVENGQLVEYGQPLFLVKAE from the coding sequence ATGCTAAAAATACAAGAAATCCGAGAACTAATTAAACTTATCGACAAATCAAGTATCAATGAATTCAAATATGAAAATGACGGTTCGAAAATCGTTCTTAAAAAGAATGCTGGAACTGCTGTTTCATATCAGACAGAAGAAGTACCCGTTCAGCCTGTAGTAAATCAAGCACCACCTGCAATAGAGTCAGCTCCTGCTGCAGAACCGGTAAAGGCTAGTCCGGAAGTACAGCAAGAATCTAAAGCTGCAGAAGAAGATTCTTCTTTACATAAAGTTGTGTCACCAATGGTTGGTACATTCTATGCAGCTTCATCTCCAGACGATGGTCCTTTCGTTAAGCCCGGAGACCAAGTATCAAAAGACAGCATCGTATGTATCATTGAAGCTATGAAATTATTTAACGAAATTGAATCCGAAGTTAACGGTGAAATTGTAAAAGTTTTGGTGGAGAACGGACAACTAGTAGAATATGGACAACCTCTGTTCCTCGTGAAAGCAGAATAG
- a CDS encoding SpoIIIAH-like family protein: MLLKKQTVWLLTMLSLIIVLSVYYITAPGGTDDLAYLEAGKKSGKDATVSGVANDDMFTALRLERDEVRDEMSADYVAVAGSEDASAEVQAEAWAKMTELQSLTMKEATLETLIKSMGFKDALVSTMNNEIKVIVKADKLSKKEVVEIMNLANEHLGSSKTVAVEYHAAK; the protein is encoded by the coding sequence ATGTTACTTAAAAAGCAAACAGTTTGGCTTTTAACAATGCTTAGTTTGATTATTGTATTATCTGTGTATTACATTACTGCACCAGGTGGAACTGATGATCTTGCATACTTAGAGGCAGGTAAAAAATCTGGTAAAGATGCTACAGTTTCAGGTGTTGCAAACGATGATATGTTCACAGCCCTTCGTTTAGAGCGTGATGAAGTTCGTGACGAGATGAGTGCTGATTATGTAGCTGTAGCAGGATCAGAAGATGCGTCCGCAGAAGTGCAAGCGGAGGCTTGGGCTAAAATGACAGAACTGCAGTCACTTACAATGAAAGAAGCTACTCTCGAAACACTAATTAAATCAATGGGCTTTAAAGATGCACTTGTCAGCACGATGAATAATGAGATTAAAGTGATCGTAAAAGCAGATAAATTATCCAAAAAAGAAGTTGTTGAGATTATGAATTTAGCAAACGAACATCTGGGCAGCAGCAAAACAGTAGCTGTTGAATACCATGCCGCAAAGTAA
- the xseA gene encoding exodeoxyribonuclease VII large subunit, which produces MQNDRYVPISAVTRYIKRLFENDGNLQDVWVKGELSNVKLHSRGHLYFTLKDANSRVSAVMFAGNNKYLNFKPEEGMNVLIQGSFSVYEPQGQYQLYARTMQQDGVGNLFLAYEVLKNKLEREGLFDSSRKKLLPKFPIKIGVITSPTGAAVRDIITTIKRRFPLATVTLFPVLVQGPGAAPSIVRAIEQANELNKANVLIVGRGGGSIEELWAFNEEIVARAISLSRLPVISAVGHETDFTISDFVADLRAPTPTAAAELAVPHLDELGDRLHQRSVRLKRVMGDFLAGHQQHLSRLQKSYAFKYPTQLVKQKEQELDRHIDKLKRTAETFLGEHQKQLTQMQRQLALFSPAGQLQKANEKVNLLHKNLIKETNRHVRQHQTNFSNKISRLSSLNPLAIMDRGYSLTYKKGKNELVKSVKQVNSGESLTIKLKDGQIDCHITGTEGL; this is translated from the coding sequence ATGCAAAACGATCGGTATGTTCCAATATCTGCTGTTACCAGATATATCAAGCGATTATTTGAAAATGACGGCAACCTGCAGGATGTATGGGTTAAAGGTGAGTTGTCAAATGTTAAACTGCATAGCAGAGGTCATCTGTATTTCACTTTAAAAGATGCAAATAGCAGAGTAAGCGCAGTTATGTTTGCGGGAAATAATAAGTATTTAAACTTTAAGCCTGAAGAAGGTATGAATGTTTTGATTCAAGGTTCCTTTTCCGTATATGAACCACAAGGACAATATCAGCTTTATGCAAGAACGATGCAGCAGGATGGAGTGGGTAATCTCTTTTTAGCGTATGAAGTATTGAAAAACAAGCTTGAACGCGAAGGACTTTTTGATTCATCACGCAAAAAGCTGCTGCCAAAGTTTCCTATAAAAATAGGAGTTATTACTTCTCCAACAGGAGCTGCAGTCAGGGATATCATAACTACGATAAAACGCCGCTTTCCTTTAGCAACCGTTACTTTGTTTCCTGTTCTAGTTCAGGGGCCAGGTGCAGCTCCATCAATTGTCCGTGCAATTGAACAGGCGAATGAATTAAATAAAGCTAATGTATTGATTGTCGGCCGTGGCGGAGGTTCGATCGAGGAGTTATGGGCGTTTAATGAGGAAATCGTTGCACGCGCTATTTCTTTATCACGCTTACCGGTTATTTCTGCAGTAGGTCATGAAACAGATTTTACGATTTCAGATTTTGTAGCTGACTTAAGAGCGCCTACTCCAACCGCAGCAGCTGAGTTAGCTGTCCCCCATTTGGATGAACTCGGTGACCGGCTGCACCAAAGAAGTGTAAGACTGAAAAGAGTTATGGGTGATTTTTTAGCTGGTCATCAGCAGCACTTAAGCCGTCTGCAGAAATCATATGCTTTTAAATATCCGACTCAGCTTGTGAAGCAGAAGGAACAGGAACTCGACAGGCACATAGATAAGCTAAAAAGAACTGCAGAAACATTTCTTGGAGAGCATCAGAAACAGTTAACACAGATGCAGCGTCAGTTAGCTCTATTCTCTCCGGCTGGCCAGCTGCAAAAAGCAAATGAAAAAGTGAATTTGCTTCATAAGAACTTAATCAAAGAAACAAACAGGCATGTAAGACAACACCAAACGAATTTTTCCAATAAAATTTCAAGGCTGTCCTCATTAAATCCGTTAGCTATAATGGATAGAGGATACAGTCTTACTTATAAAAAAGGAAAAAACGAACTCGTCAAGTCTGTGAAACAAGTTAATTCTGGTGAGTCGTTAACGATAAAACTTAAAGACGGACAGATCGATTGTCACATCACTGGAACGGAGGGTCTTTAA
- a CDS encoding polyprenyl synthetase family protein: MIDFEKYLRDKKQLVEDRMIGYLNKLNAPPTLKDSMLYSISAGGKRLRPILALAVMESFQKDPEFVLDAACAIEFVHTYSLIHDDLPSMDNDDYRRGKLTSHKVYGEAQAILAGDALLTESFSLISDNVFLNAEQKVRLLSVLSRAAGAEGMVGGQVEDLEGENRELSLKELESIHEKKTGKMLECSVLTGGIAADATEGELLALQLYARHIGIAFQIQDDILDITGNQDELGKPIGSDEANLKTTYPKLLGLEGAQKEMENHIRNSLEHLGKINRNTGILASIADYIIKRNH, from the coding sequence TTGATTGATTTTGAAAAATATCTTCGGGATAAGAAACAATTAGTTGAAGATAGGATGATTGGTTATCTCAATAAACTTAATGCTCCGCCTACTTTAAAGGATTCAATGCTGTATTCCATTTCTGCAGGAGGAAAAAGACTGCGCCCCATATTAGCACTTGCAGTAATGGAATCTTTTCAAAAAGACCCTGAATTTGTATTAGATGCAGCATGTGCCATTGAATTTGTACATACGTATTCTCTTATACATGATGATCTTCCATCTATGGATAATGATGATTATAGAAGGGGAAAACTTACTTCTCATAAAGTGTATGGAGAAGCCCAAGCTATTTTGGCAGGAGACGCCCTTTTAACAGAAAGCTTTTCTTTGATTTCGGACAATGTCTTTCTAAATGCGGAACAAAAAGTCAGATTGCTTTCCGTTCTTTCTCGTGCAGCAGGTGCAGAAGGCATGGTAGGCGGCCAGGTAGAAGATCTTGAAGGTGAAAACAGAGAGCTTTCTCTTAAAGAACTTGAGAGCATTCACGAAAAGAAAACAGGTAAAATGCTGGAGTGCTCGGTATTAACTGGTGGAATTGCGGCTGATGCGACTGAAGGGGAGCTTTTGGCTTTACAGCTCTATGCTCGGCATATAGGAATCGCATTTCAAATTCAGGATGATATCCTGGATATCACAGGTAATCAGGATGAACTAGGCAAGCCGATTGGCAGTGATGAAGCAAACTTAAAGACGACATATCCGAAATTGCTGGGTCTTGAGGGTGCACAAAAAGAAATGGAAAATCATATTCGGAATTCGTTGGAACATTTAGGTAAAATCAATAGAAATACAGGCATATTAGCATCCATTGCTGACTACATTATAAAAAGAAATCACTAA
- a CDS encoding exodeoxyribonuclease VII small subunit — MAEKTEKKLTFEDAMVQLEEIVEKLEQGDVPLEESIDLYQQGMKLSKLCHTKLKNVEKKMDTIMHEDGKEEPFVIQEEDH, encoded by the coding sequence ATGGCTGAAAAAACGGAAAAAAAATTAACATTTGAAGATGCGATGGTACAGCTTGAAGAGATTGTTGAGAAACTTGAACAAGGTGATGTGCCGCTGGAAGAAAGTATTGATCTTTATCAGCAGGGTATGAAGCTTTCAAAGCTTTGTCATACAAAGCTTAAAAACGTTGAAAAGAAAATGGATACGATCATGCATGAAGATGGAAAGGAAGAACCTTTCGTCATCCAGGAGGAAGATCATTGA
- the accC gene encoding acetyl-CoA carboxylase biotin carboxylase subunit — protein MINKLLVANRGEIAVRIIRACKELGVETVAVYSEADKDALHVRLADEAYCIGPTASKDSYLNFTNIMSVATLTGSDAIHPGYGFLAENADFAELCRECNVTFVGPSAEAINKMGIKDVARATMADAGVPIVPGSDGIIKDKEEAIELSNKIGYPVIIKATAGGGGKGIRVAKNEAELLKGIAITQQEAATAFGNPGVYIEKYIEDFRHVEIQVLADNYGHVIHLGERDCSIQRRLQKLLEETPSPAISPEKRQEMGEAAVKAAEAVQYSGAGTVEFIFDPNTGDFYFMEMNTRIQVEHPVTEMVTGIDLIKEQIKVASGEKLKYKQEDIVFNGWSIECRINAENPEKNFMPSAGKIDMYLPPGGLGVRVDSAVYPGYTIPPFYDSMIAKVITYGNTRQEAIDRMKRALSEFIVEGVHTTIPFHLRLLNHETFVNGDFNTKFLENHDLTSKSE, from the coding sequence ATGATTAATAAGCTATTAGTAGCGAACCGTGGTGAAATTGCAGTCCGGATTATTCGAGCATGCAAAGAACTAGGTGTTGAAACGGTAGCCGTTTATTCTGAAGCTGACAAGGATGCATTGCATGTCCGTTTGGCAGATGAGGCTTATTGTATCGGACCTACTGCTTCAAAAGACAGTTACTTAAATTTCACCAATATTATGAGTGTAGCCACGTTGACAGGTTCAGATGCGATTCATCCAGGATACGGATTTTTAGCTGAAAATGCCGATTTTGCTGAGCTTTGCAGAGAGTGCAATGTAACATTCGTAGGACCTAGTGCTGAAGCTATCAACAAAATGGGAATTAAAGATGTTGCCAGAGCAACAATGGCAGATGCAGGAGTACCAATCGTTCCCGGTTCTGACGGAATTATCAAGGATAAGGAAGAAGCCATTGAACTCAGCAATAAGATTGGCTATCCCGTTATTATTAAAGCGACTGCCGGCGGCGGGGGAAAAGGTATTCGTGTAGCCAAAAACGAAGCTGAACTATTAAAGGGTATTGCTATCACTCAGCAGGAAGCTGCAACTGCTTTTGGTAATCCAGGCGTTTATATCGAAAAATACATTGAAGATTTCCGTCATGTAGAAATACAAGTTCTTGCAGATAATTACGGACATGTTATTCATTTGGGAGAAAGAGACTGCAGTATCCAAAGACGCTTGCAGAAGCTTTTAGAAGAAACACCATCTCCTGCAATTAGTCCGGAAAAACGCCAAGAAATGGGTGAAGCTGCTGTTAAAGCCGCTGAAGCAGTTCAATACTCCGGTGCGGGTACTGTTGAGTTTATTTTTGACCCTAATACCGGTGACTTTTATTTCATGGAAATGAACACACGTATTCAAGTTGAGCATCCTGTAACAGAAATGGTTACTGGGATTGATCTTATAAAAGAACAGATCAAAGTAGCATCAGGCGAAAAGTTAAAATATAAGCAGGAAGACATTGTGTTTAATGGATGGTCAATCGAATGCAGAATTAATGCAGAGAATCCTGAAAAGAACTTTATGCCTTCTGCCGGAAAGATCGACATGTATCTGCCTCCAGGAGGACTAGGTGTCCGCGTTGATTCAGCCGTGTATCCTGGATATACAATACCGCCATTCTATGATTCTATGATTGCTAAAGTAATCACTTATGGGAACACTAGACAAGAAGCAATTGATCGTATGAAGCGCGCATTAAGTGAATTTATTGTTGAAGGAGTTCACACGACCATTCCTTTCCATCTGCGTCTTTTAAACCATGAAACATTTGTGAATGGGGATTTTAATACTAAGTTTTTAGAAAATCATGATTTAACTTCAAAAAGTGAATAA
- the folD gene encoding bifunctional methylenetetrahydrofolate dehydrogenase/methenyltetrahydrofolate cyclohydrolase FolD — MTVLDGKQIAKEIREQLAREIQELKLEGNVPGLAVILVGDHPASRSYVLAKERTCKELGMHSVLTELPESISENDLLDCIQSFNNDEQIDGILVQLPLPSHISESKVIETILPEKDVDGFHPINIGRMHAGDEHAFIPCTPLGILEMVKQTGEEISGKHVVVVGRSNLVGKPAGQLFLQENATVTFCHSRTKNLAEQTLQADILIAAVGKPNIITEAMVSPGAVVIDVGVNRLENGKLCGDVDFEAVKPKAKHITPVPGGVGPMTITMLMNNTVLASKWRKKTKEVH; from the coding sequence ATGACTGTATTAGATGGAAAGCAAATTGCAAAAGAGATAAGAGAGCAGCTGGCTAGAGAGATACAGGAACTAAAGCTAGAAGGAAATGTACCTGGACTGGCTGTTATTCTAGTAGGCGATCACCCTGCATCACGTTCATATGTTCTTGCAAAAGAAAGAACATGCAAAGAACTGGGAATGCACTCAGTATTAACTGAATTGCCTGAGTCCATTTCTGAAAATGATTTGTTAGACTGCATTCAATCCTTTAACAATGATGAACAAATCGACGGAATTCTTGTTCAGCTCCCCTTACCCTCACATATAAGTGAATCAAAAGTTATTGAAACAATCCTGCCTGAAAAAGATGTTGATGGTTTCCATCCTATAAATATCGGAAGAATGCATGCTGGTGACGAGCATGCGTTTATTCCATGTACACCGCTTGGTATATTAGAGATGGTAAAACAGACAGGTGAAGAGATTTCTGGAAAGCATGTTGTTGTGGTAGGCAGAAGCAACTTAGTAGGAAAACCTGCTGGACAGCTATTCTTGCAAGAGAACGCAACGGTTACGTTTTGCCATTCAAGAACAAAAAATCTGGCAGAACAAACACTGCAGGCCGATATTTTAATTGCCGCAGTAGGAAAACCAAACATTATTACCGAAGCTATGGTTAGCCCTGGTGCCGTTGTGATTGATGTAGGTGTAAACCGTCTTGAGAACGGTAAATTGTGTGGAGATGTTGATTTTGAAGCTGTTAAGCCAAAAGCGAAACATATCACTCCTGTTCCTGGCGGAGTAGGTCCAATGACGATCACGATGCTGATGAATAATACAGTGCTTGCATCAAAATGGAGAAAGAAGACAAAGGAAGTTCACTAA